The Tamandua tetradactyla isolate mTamTet1 chromosome 23, mTamTet1.pri, whole genome shotgun sequence genomic interval CTCCGCCTCCAGCTCTCGCTGCAGCTTCTCCCGGAGGTACTCGGCGTTGAGTTCCATTGCTGCAGCCAACATGAACCGCAGCACAGCAGGGTCGAAACCCCAGCCCGGAAGCCGGCTACACTACTTCCGCCCTTACTGGCTCCAGTTCCGTCAAGGCAGTACTTCCGCCTTGACCGAGGCGTCAATCACCTGGCTCTTCCGTCTTCCCGCAAGCCCGGCTTTCCAACAGTCACGGCTTTCCGCGCTGGTAACAGCTGGCCAATCGGGGCCTAGAGAAGGCCGGCCTCTGCCCGAGCCTACGCTAATTGGGTCTCGCCACCTGAACGGCGGCCTGAGTCCGGTTTGAACACCCCAGCTCCAGCCAGGAGAGGGTGCACGAGCCTGCATTGCTGTGGTCTGATGGGTGCCTCCGGATCGCCCCAAAGCGCTTTTTCCGACGCGAGCATCGGGCCGCCCTAGCAACCCCGTGCTCTCCGGGGTCATAGGCCCCAGTGATAAACCCCCCAACTGCGGCCCCTGACCCGCAAGTCCCAATGGGACCGGCGGAGAATACAGTGAGGCGGAGACGCTTCTTGGGCGTCTACCTGCTTTACTGCCTGAACCCTCGGTACCGGGGCCGCGTCTATGTGGGCTTCACCGTCAACCCTGCTCGTCGGGTTCAACAGCACAACGGGGGCCGAAAAAAAGGCGGAGCTTGGAGGACCAGCGGACGCGGGCCCTGGTAGGAGGGGGCGGGTCGCCAAGTCAggttgtgggggtgggaggggctaGCTGGAAGGGGGCGTGGCCCCGGGAAAGCGGAGGAGAGGCCTGCCGAGGGGGCGGGCCCTGGCCGGGAGGCGGAGCCCTGTGAAACTCAGCGGGGGCACTCAAGGTTGGAgtttggggctggggctggggctggggctggggctggggctggggcaggggcaggggcaggggcaggggcagagctCTGCCTGAGGGCAGAGCTGTACGTGTGCCTGGGGGTGGGCCTGAGCTCGGCAGGTGCACGGGGTCTTACCTCCCGGAAGGGAGCGGGCCTCGGGGATCAGGCTTGAAGCCCTCTATGTGGACTCCCTTCTTGAGTAGGTATGGGAACGAGCCTGGAGGTGGACACCGGCGAGGGGTTTCGGCTTGACACGGGGTGGCGGGGGTCTCACAGGCCGCGCTCCCGTTCTCCTCCCCAGGGAAATGGTACTCCTCGTACACGGCTTCCCATCCGCCGTGGCCGCCCTCCGGGTAAGGAGGGACACCCGGGCGGTGGACTTAGGGCCTGGGCCGGGTCGGGTTTCTTGGCGACCCTGATGCCGTTTGCTCTCTGGCCCGCAGTTCGAGTGGGCCTGGCAGCACCCACAGGCCTCGCGCCGCCTGACGCACGTGGGGCCGCGCACGCGCGCCGAGGCCGCCTTCACCTTCCACTTGCGCGTGCTGGCGCACATGCTGCGTGCGCCGCCCTGGGCGCGCCTCCCGCTCACCCTGCGCTGGCTGTGCCCAGACTTCCGCCGGGACCTCTGCCCGCTGCCACCGCCGCACGTGCCACTGGCCTTTGGGCCGCCTCCGCCTTGCTGGTCCCCTGTCCCCCGGCGCCAAGACCTTCCCTCTGGGAGCTCCGAGCCCGAGAGGGGTGCGGAGGTCTGCTGCACCCTGTGCACCCACCCGCTCCAGGTGAGATCTGCCCCAGGGCGGCGTGGGTCCAGCATTCAGAAGATTTAGGAGGAAGCTGGGTTTTGTCTACAcaacccactcccaccccctgcATACTAAACTTCACGAGCACAGTTCTTGTTCAATTGTCATACAATAGTATCCTGCCCAAAGCAGTTggtcaatacatatttattgaataaactgAGATGACAGGCCTAGCCTGGCTTCTGTTAAGCTctcagaaaatgtaaaataccTTGGTTACTTGCCATTCAGAGACCAGGAGGCCTGCCTGAGATCACTGGGCCTCCATGGAACCACAAGTCTGGCTGCAATGCCCAGACCCTTCCATAATCGCAAACGGCCTGCTCAGTCACTGTGGGCAACGATTTTCactcctgtgcctcagtttccttctctgtaaaatgcaCATAATTATGGGTTGTTGTGTGGAAAGCCCTTAGTCCAGTGCCTGGTGCATAGAAATGCTTTATGAATATTAGCTACAGTTTTATTACTCCGCCTGCTCTCTCCCCTGCCTGCCATCTCGGACAGGATGAAGAGGACCCCCTGTGTTGTCCCCACCCCAGCTGCCCCCTGAGAGCCCATGTGATCTGCTTGGCAGAGGAATTTCTGCAGGAGGAGCCAGGGCAACTTCTGCCCCTAGAGGGCCAATGCCCTGGGTGAGTCCTTTACCCCTACCCTAGCTCAGTCTAGCTCTGGAAGGAGAGGGCACGTAGTCACCCAAGCACAGGCCCATAGCAGCTGAGAGTGAATCTTAGCAGCCAGAACTCTGCTTGGAGGAGGCATCCAGAAGGTGCCTAACTCTGTGTCTCTCACCTACTGCACCCCTTGGCAGCTGTAAGAACTCACTGCTGTGGGGAGACCTGATCAGGCTGTGTGGGATGGGcactgaggaggaagaggaggactcagaagaggtGAGAGATGGTTCTGGCCCCAGCCTTCCCCCCAGTGCCCACCCCTGGGCTGCCTTTGACCAAGCCTTTCATCTCCACAGGAACACTGGACAGACATGCTGGCGACCTGACCCTCAGTGTCCACAAATGCAACCTCCACCATACCCCGCCtttctgtgttcctgtgggtcTGGGAGTTTTTACCTGTATACAATAAAGTCTGAGTTAAGAATACCTTCTGAATTTTTGCCAGGGGAATGGAGATAGAAGCAGAGAAGGAAGGTGGGGCTACTGGCCCAAGCCTGTGACCTCTGCCCCGAGGCCCCTCTGCCCAGCTTTCCCCAGCATAACTCTGAGGGGTTGGGAGACTCACATTCTTGATGCAGAGTCCACCCATTTCCGTTGCCCAGCTTGACTCTGGACTTTTAATCCAAAATAAGGACAAGGGCTgaggaggaaaagggaagggTTTCCCTCAGGTGGCGCCCTGTGGCTCTCAAGCCCCCAACCCTTTCCTATTTCTGTCTGGGTAGCCCCTTTCAAacccaggaaaagaaaagcagcttCTGGGGACACTTGTTCTTCCAGCAACCAAGAATGAGGCAGAATCACCCCATTTAAGGGTGATGTGAATGAGGGGCCACAAAGTTCCAGGGCTGACAGACTTCAGCATTCTTGTTCTTTCCTGTTGTAGGCAGCCTGGATAAGAGCCTTCCCCTGTCTGCCCCGCCTACCTCACTTTGGCCTGTGGCCAGCGGCAGGGCTGGGCAGGAATGCTCGGGTTGCCTGGCAGGGACTGAACGCTGGTGTCTGCAAGCCTGGCCTGgagccccctcctctccctctccttttcatTCCTTCCTTGCTCCTCCCGGGTCAATTAGGAAAGCTATTTATTGACTCTCCAGGGGTGGTGTTTAGAGGGGCAGGGTGGGATCCAGGGTTATTGTTCAACAACCCCCAAATCCACCAATCACTAGATTTCTGCCTAGTTTTAGCTGTTTCTGTTCTACATGCTAAACCCACATCTTGGGTTTTCAGGCCAGTCTTAATATTGGTACCAGCTGGGGTGCTAAGGAAAGCAGCACAGATGTCCCCAACTCCAACAAACTCCACCCTTTTCCTTCCGAGAGGAAAGCCACGTCCCAAGTGCTGTGATTGGTCCCAAATATCTCCTCCCACTTGGGATCTATACACCCTCCAACTCAGAGGGTTCTACAGGCACCACTGCCCACAGCTCGTCTAGAGGTTCTAAGGCCAGACCAGGTGAGTGCAGACCTCCCCTCCCCAGGCTCAGCTCTGGgctccacccccccccaccccccccacccccaccccccccttaGTCACTTTTCCTCCCGCCTTCCATCTCAACTACAGCCTGGCTTGAAACCCCCTCTCCTCTCCTGCTGAGTTGGCAGAGTTCTACTCAGTTGCTCAACTCAGCATCCCTAGTCAAGATGGAGCACAGCTGGGAGAGTTGTGGTCACAGGCCCAGCCTCTGGGATTATGTGAAGGGCCCTGAGCTcgagaaggaggagaagggccCACTGGGCATGGGCTGGGCAATGTAGCAGTTAAGTAGTAAAACAAAACTGACTGGCAGGGAGTTAGGAGACAAATAAGCTCTACAGACAACTGATTGCTCAACTGTGTGTTGAAATCACTTAGAGAGCTTTATGAGCTAATGCGTGAGATTTCACTGGTCAGGGGTAGGTTCCAGGCACTGGGAGTTGCAAAGCTCTGTGGATCGGTCCAACCTGTAGGCCAGGCTGTGAACCACTGTACTGGAGTTAGCTGCTGTTGGAACTGCAGTTATGCCAGTGACTCACTTTGGGAGCTTGGGCAAGTCAATCCACCTCTTTAAGcctgtttccttattttaaaacaaagcaagaaacTCAGCAAATGGCCTTGTTGTGCTCTTAAGTCAAGTGGGCCACACTTGGGTCCCTGTCACAGCAGCATGGAGTCCGACCAGTTGACCCTCCGCCTGCCACTCAAGTATGTGAAGGGGGTACCTCTCATCAGATACTTTGCGGAGGCACTAGGGCCACTACAGAACTTCCAAGCCAGGCCCGATGACCTGCTCATCAGCACCTACCCCAAATCTGGTGAGTGATGAGGAGTCCCCTGCCCTCTCTGGGGCTGCAGACTCCCCTGGGGAGTAGCAGGGCCATACCCTCAGCCCTGCTCACCTCCTAGCTCCCTCTCTCTATAGGCACCACCTGGGTGAGCGAGATCCTGGACATGATCTATCACGGTGGTGATCTGGAGAAGTGCCACCGGGCCCCCATCTACATCCGGGTGCCCTTCCTGGAGTTCAGTGTCCCAGGGATTCCTTCAGGTCTGTGGGTGACACTGGAGgcaaaggaagagggagaaggaaggggtCCTAGTTCACCAGGCCTTTCCCTACCCCTGGCTTAGGTTTGGAATCTGCGCTTAATACACCAGCCCCACGGCTCCTCAAGACGCACTTGCCTGTGGCCTTGCTCCCCCAAACCCTGCTGGACCAGAAGGTCAAGGTGTGTGGCAAAGGAAGTCAGGGGAAAGGGGGTATTGGGACCATCTCCACCCTGGCCCAGTTCCTCTGGGAAGGCCTCACTTCCCTGAGCCTTGTCCCATCTTAGGGTCGGGGCCATCTGCCTCACACTGTCATGTCCAGAGTCAGACTCTTTCCCCAGTGCAGACACAAGAAAAGCAGAGGTTGGATgtccagaggcccagagaggagggGGCTGGTGGGAAGCCTGCATATTTTGTCCCCCACTTAGGTGTAAGCCCCAAGGACTAGCAGGACTTGAGCCTCAGACCAGGTTCAAATTCCATCTCAGTTGCACCTGTATCATGAGACCTCAAACTTTTCAATCCCAAAGCCTGTTTATCCTCCTTGTCAAGTCAAGAGACTTCTTCCTTCACTGGGGTGCTGGGAGGGGTGACAAGTGGTGGGGAAGAGGGTGACGGCACCAGGGGCCTCCTACCCCTCCAGGTGATCTATGTTGCCCGCAATGCCAAGGATGTGGCTGTCTCCTATTACCACTTCTACAACATGGCCAAGGTGCACCCGGATCCTGGCACCTGggacagcttcctggagaagttTATGGCTGGGGAAGGTGGGTCTGGCTCTGGAGGAAGGGGATGGGGGTGAGTGGGAGGCAATGAGGGGCAGCCAGCACAAACCAGTGTCAGCTTCTATGTCGGTGCCTCCTGGCCCTTCTTACAGTATCCTATGGGTCCTGGTATCAGCACGTGCAGGAGTGGTGGGAGTTGAGCCATACTTACCCCATACTCTACCTCTTCTACGAGGACATGAAGGAGGTGAGACTTCCCACTGCCACTTCCCTTGATGGCACATCCTGGGAATCAGGACCCTTATGGGGATCTACCAAGGCCTATCAGCACCCCCACACAAATCCCATCAGCTTATACTCCCTCTCAGATTTGGCTACAGTGCCACCTCTGTATACCGTACTTTGTACAGCTCTTATCAACTAGGGTCTGAATCAGCTACATGTTCAGGCACAGTCAGTTCTTTTCCTGTCCCTGCTTCTCCTGGCCAAGTGTTGACTCTGGGAACATCATCCCATGAGTAACCAAGCACAGTATAATGCAGGGTCATGGGTAGAAAGCCTCGGGGAAAGAGGACCTGAGTCCAGGGTCTGAGAAGTTTCTAAGTACAAGTGGCCAGATTCCACGGGGAGGTTGGAGAGGGCTCCCTATTTTTGCTCATTGAGCAATCCAGACCTTCACTGAAAGCCCTTCTGCTGCTCCAGAACCCTAAGAGGGAGATCCAGAAGATCTTAGAGTTTGTGGGGCGCTCCCTACCTGAGGAGACCGTGGAGCGCATTGTTCAGCACACAtctttcaaagaaatgaagaataaccCCATGGCTAATTACAGCACTTTGCCGTGTGACGTCATGGACCACGATATCTCTGCTTTCATGAGAAAAGGTGAGGGCCCGCCTACCTGGGGTTGGTATTTGAGGAGGTGAGGGTGGAAAAGCAGCTAGAGCCAAGTCCTAAGCCACATGAGGTCTTCCCTGCAGCCAGGCCCTCCAGCCAGCTTCCCaccctttcttcctcctccccttCAGGCATCGCAGGTGACTGGAAAAAAACCTTCACTGTGGCCCAGAACGAGCGCTTTGATGCCCACTATGCTGAGAAGATGGCAGGGTCAAACCTCAAGTTCCGTGATGACATATGAGTGGCATTCCTGAGGGAGCAGTGTCAAACCAGCCTGATGTGGCCTCAGCAATAAAATGATTTTGTGTGAAATGGAGAGCTTCTCCTAGAAGCAGAGAGAGATCTGA includes:
- the LOC143667300 gene encoding sulfotransferase 1A1-like: MESDQLTLRLPLKYVKGVPLIRYFAEALGPLQNFQARPDDLLISTYPKSGTTWVSEILDMIYHGGDLEKCHRAPIYIRVPFLEFSVPGIPSGLESALNTPAPRLLKTHLPVALLPQTLLDQKVKVIYVARNAKDVAVSYYHFYNMAKVHPDPGTWDSFLEKFMAGEVSYGSWYQHVQEWWELSHTYPILYLFYEDMKENPKREIQKILEFVGRSLPEETVERIVQHTSFKEMKNNPMANYSTLPCDVMDHDISAFMRKGIAGDWKKTFTVAQNERFDAHYAEKMAGSNLKFRDDI
- the SLX1A gene encoding structure-specific endonuclease subunit SLX1, whose translation is MGPAENTVRRRRFLGVYLLYCLNPRYRGRVYVGFTVNPARRVQQHNGGRKKGGAWRTSGRGPWEMVLLVHGFPSAVAALRFEWAWQHPQASRRLTHVGPRTRAEAAFTFHLRVLAHMLRAPPWARLPLTLRWLCPDFRRDLCPLPPPHVPLAFGPPPPCWSPVPRRQDLPSGSSEPERGAEVCCTLCTHPLQDEEDPLCCPHPSCPLRAHVICLAEEFLQEEPGQLLPLEGQCPGCKNSLLWGDLIRLCGMGTEEEEEDSEEEHWTDMLAT